A single region of the Polyodon spathula isolate WHYD16114869_AA chromosome 5, ASM1765450v1, whole genome shotgun sequence genome encodes:
- the LOC121316423 gene encoding LOW QUALITY PROTEIN: RNA-binding protein SGN1-like (The sequence of the model RefSeq protein was modified relative to this genomic sequence to represent the inferred CDS: substituted 1 base at 1 genomic stop codon): MAATPSPKKRELSEDVVGKVTVLRSQPPTKKECSLKNAADEEGVKKNTKPKKKAKSTQESEDKKGPKDEEELPRKKRPINKAEERIKNKRTVFVSNLPVSCTKKHDHKRSIFVGNLTYDIKEEELWGHFQDCGEVEGVRLVRDRDTGMGKGFGYVLFESTDAAQLALKLDNSVLMGRKIRVKRSVKKEKESQNQHKRXKD; the protein is encoded by the exons atggctgccacg CCAAGTCCTAAGAAAAGAGAGCTGAGTGAAGATGTGGTTGGCAAAGTTACAGTCCTGAGGTCGCAGCCACCAACGAAAAA AGAGTGCTCTTTGAAAAATGCTGCTGATGAAGAAGGAGTGAAAAagaatacaaaaccaaaaaagaaagcTAAGAGCACCCAGGAATCGGAAGACAAGAAGGGGCCAAAAGATGAGGAGGAACTCCCCAGAAAGAAGAGGCCTATCAACAAGGCAGAGGAGAGGATAAAGAATAAAAGGACAGTGTTTGTGAGTAACCTGCCTGTCAGCTGCACCAAAAAG CATGACCACAAGAGGTCCATTTTTGTGGGGAATCTCACATATG ACATTAAAGAGGAGGAGTTGTGGGGGCATTTTCAAGACTGTGGAGAGGTAGAGGGGGTGCGACTGGTGAGAGACCGGGACACTGGCATGGGGAAAGGATTTGGCTACGTGCTCTTTGAG AGTACAGATGCTGCCCAGCTTGCACTGAAGCTTGATAACTCTGTGCTCATGGGAAGAAAAATAAGAGTGAAGCGCTCTGTGAAGAAAGAGAAGGAAAGCCAAAACCAGCACAAAAGATGAAAGGACTAG